ATTCGATTGGCACTCGCGAAGGAGTCCACGCCTGTTTCGGCCAGGAACGGGACAGATCAGGAAGCCGAGTACAGGGCTCAAACCCGGGTTTGGCTCCGCCTGCTTGCTTGCACGACTCTGATCGAAGGCGAGCTGCGGCGCCGGTTTCGCGAAGAGTTTGATTTCACGATGCCCCGCTTCGATGTTCTCGCTCAGCTCGACCGCGAACCGAGCGGACTCGTGCTGGGAGAGCTGCCCAAGCGCCTGATGGTCTCGGCCGGGAACCTGACGCCGATCGTGGATCGCCTGGTTGAGGATGGATACATCACCCGCACGCCGTCGAACCTCGACCGCCGCGTGCAGATTGTCTGCATGACGGTCGAAGGCCGCAAGACCTTCAGACGCATGGCCAAGAGCCACGGCGCGTGGCTCGCCGAACTGCTGGCGGATTTCCCGGCGGACCGGTACGAGGGGTTGATCAGCGAGCTCGACGAGCTCAAGGGCGCCGTCAGGGACGCGTTACAAAAACCCTGAGCGGAGGCGACGGTCAGCGTCGCAACCTCACTCCGGCCGCCTCGCGATCCCATGTATCCGCGGTGACGCCCGCGTCGCGCAGCACGCCCTTCTTGATCTTGCCGTTCTCCGTCAGTGGCATCTGGCTCAGAATGCGCACATAGCGCGGGATGGCGAAATAGGCGATCTGCCCTTCGCAATGCCTGACGATGTCGACGGGCTCCAGCGCTTGGCCCGGTTCCGGCAGGATCGCAGCCGCAACCTCGTCCTCTCCCAACTCCGATGGCAGCGGGTAGATCGCGCAAGCGGCGACCGCGGGATGGGACTGGATGGCCTGCTCGACCTCCCACGAGGATACGTTCTCGCCACGCCTGCGGATCGAATCCTTCATGCGGTCGATGAAGCGATAATGTCCGTC
This genomic stretch from Bradyrhizobium sp. CCGB12 harbors:
- a CDS encoding MarR family winged helix-turn-helix transcriptional regulator produces the protein MALAKESTPVSARNGTDQEAEYRAQTRVWLRLLACTTLIEGELRRRFREEFDFTMPRFDVLAQLDREPSGLVLGELPKRLMVSAGNLTPIVDRLVEDGYITRTPSNLDRRVQIVCMTVEGRKTFRRMAKSHGAWLAELLADFPADRYEGLISELDELKGAVRDALQKP